A segment of the Agarivorans albus genome:
AACATACCTACCAAGAGAAAAACTACTTGGCGGTTGATCCTACGGTGCACCATGGGATGACGTCCCAACTTCCGATTGTTTGGAGTGACCAAGTGTTCTCCCAAACGCCAGAGCTAATGGAAGACGCTCGCGCCTTTGGCCTTGAGTATGGCTGGGCGCAATCGTCTCGCCAAGCGAATGGCACAGTAGGCATGCTAACCCTAGCCCGCTCTTCAGAAATGCTAACGCCAGCCGAGCTAGTGCGTTATCGCTATCAATTACTGTGGTTAACCCAAGTAACTCACCACGGTCTTGCATCTCGAATAACCGAAGAAAAGCTTGAGATGCCAGAATTAAGTTTACGAGAGCTAGAAATGTTGAAATGGACAGCCGATGGCAAAACTGCCGATGAAATAGCTACCATTCTCAATATCACTGCGCGTACAGTAAACTTTCACATCAGCCAGGCGATGCGTAAGTTGGACGTGGTTAATAAAACTGCCGCTACGGTTAAAGCCGCACTTATGGGGCTAATCTAAGCTCCAAAAAAAGCAGCTCAAACGTTAGAAATCAAAGTCTCAAGGCTAATATGCACTATAATCTAGCTGTCTCTCACCAGCCTTAACTAGCATGACTCTTGATTTAGATTTCCACTCCACCTTATACCTAATAGGCTTAATCGCAGTATTTGTTTTTGCGCTAACTGGCGCGCTGGCTGCTGCTAAGCGCGAGCTAGACATCCTTGCTTTTGTATTTGTTGGCATTGTCACAGGCATAGGTGGCGGAACAATTCGCGATTTATTGCTGAGAACTGATCAAATCTTCTGGATTGCCGATCCTAACTACCTCACGGTGTGTATTGTCGCTTCAGTGATGACCTATTTTTTTGCCCATTGGGTAATCAAAATTGATCGAATCTTATTGTGGATGGATGCAGCGGGCATCGCCTTGTTTGCAGTATTAGGTACCAGTAAGGCCTTAAGTTACGAGGTCGCGCCGCTGATTGCTATTTTAATGGGGGTAATCAGCTCCACTTTAGGATCTGCAATTCGCGATTTAATGATACAAGTGAAGCTGGTGATTTTTGAGCCTGAAATATACGTAACAGCTTGTTTATTAGGAAGCTTGTCTTACGTAGTGCTAAGTCACTTTGGTATTAACGAGGTCTACAATATCTTGTTATCTAGTGGCGCGGCTTTTCTGTTACGGGTACTGGCTATAGAACTCGATTTAAGATTTCCCAGCTTCACACTTAGTAAGCTACAAAACCGGGAAATTCGTAAACAACAGCATAAGTCTTAAGCGTGTTCACCAATGGCATTCACATGGAATACATGCTCTACATTGGCAATCGCCTCTAGCAACTCGGTGGTGGCTGGTGTTGCAATGTCCATCAAGGTGTAAGCAATATCATTGCGACTCTTGTTCAGCATATCAATCACGTTGATATCCATGTCTGAGAGCAAGGCTAATACATTACTTAGTACCTTGGGTACGTTGTCGTTGGCAAAGGCAATACGGTAGCCCTCTGTTCTGCTTAACTTAATGTTAGGAAAGTTAACCGAATTATGAATGTTGCCATTTTCCAAGAAATCAATTAATTGGCGTGCAGCCATTACGGCGCAGTTTTGCTCGGCTTCGTTAGTGCTTGCGCCTAGGTGTGGCAAACTAAGTACCTTAGGATGTTTTAGCAAAGCAAGGCTCGGAAAATCGCTAACGTATTGAGATAACTGCTGTTTAGCTAAGGCGGTAAGCAAGGCATCTTCGTCTACAATGCTGCCTCGCGCAAAGTTCAGCAACACTGCACCTTGTTTAATAGATGCTAAGTTATCGCTATTAATTAAGCCTTGGGTATGTTTGTTAGCAGGCACATGAATAGTGACATAATCACTCGCAGCTAAAAGATCTTTTAGCTCATCAGCACACTCAACTTCTGAAGATAAGCGCCAAGCTGCTTGCACACTCAGTGCAGGGTCAAAACCAACCACCTTCATGCCTAAACCAAGAGCAGCATGAGCCACCTCGGCACCAATAGCACCTAAGCCAACTACTCCTAGCGTTTTACCGGTGAGCTCAGAGCCAACAAACCCTTTTTTCTCGGCTTCAACTTTAAGCTGTAAAGCTTTTGCATCCATATCTTCGCTCAAGCCTTCAATAAAGCTTAAACCGGCGGCGATGTTACGCGCACTTAGTAGCATTCCCCCCAAGACTAACTCTTTTACGGCGTTGGCATTGGCGCCAGGCGTATTAAACACAACGATGCCCTGCTCACTACAACGCTGGATGGGAATATTATTTACCCCCGCACCACAACGCGCTAAGGCTTTAACTTCACTTGGAAAATCGTAGTCATGTAAATTAGCGCTGCGGAGCATAATGGCATCTGGTGCCTCCTGCCCTTCAGCTACTTGGTAACGCTCCTTAAAACATGCCAAGCCTTGTTGGTGAATATTATTAATGGTCCGAATATTCGGCATACAGCTTCTCCCTAAACAACAATTACGGTGTTTTCGTGACAAACTGCAGCACGAAAATAGAATATTAAAATCTTTACAAACTTATAGGCACACCTGCTTATAAGCCCAAGCTAACCAAGGCATAAAGCGCTCTAGATCTTCTTTCTCAACAGTGGCGCCACACCAAATGCGCAAGCCTGCAGGAGCATCTCGGTAAGCACCTATGTCAAAAGCAACCTGCTCTTGGTCTAACAGGCCGATGATAGTTTTAACCTGTTCAGCAGACGCATCCAATGTTAAACAAACACTGGTATTTGATAGGGTTTCAGGCTGTTTCGCCAAGAAACTAATCCACGCGTTGTCGGCAACAAACTGTTTTATGACTTCGAGGTTTTGTTGGGATTTGCTGATGCTTGCCGAGACTCCGCCCAACGATTGAACCCATTTGA
Coding sequences within it:
- a CDS encoding autoinducer binding domain-containing protein translates to MEAWLEEQFCLLETQGSSEAFFQELSKITNALGFDFCAYGLRVPYPLSAPRTEMLNNYPTIWQHTYQEKNYLAVDPTVHHGMTSQLPIVWSDQVFSQTPELMEDARAFGLEYGWAQSSRQANGTVGMLTLARSSEMLTPAELVRYRYQLLWLTQVTHHGLASRITEEKLEMPELSLRELEMLKWTADGKTADEIATILNITARTVNFHISQAMRKLDVVNKTAATVKAALMGLI
- a CDS encoding trimeric intracellular cation channel family protein: MTLDLDFHSTLYLIGLIAVFVFALTGALAAAKRELDILAFVFVGIVTGIGGGTIRDLLLRTDQIFWIADPNYLTVCIVASVMTYFFAHWVIKIDRILLWMDAAGIALFAVLGTSKALSYEVAPLIAILMGVISSTLGSAIRDLMIQVKLVIFEPEIYVTACLLGSLSYVVLSHFGINEVYNILLSSGAAFLLRVLAIELDLRFPSFTLSKLQNREIRKQQHKS
- a CDS encoding 3-phosphoglycerate dehydrogenase family protein, which encodes MPNIRTINNIHQQGLACFKERYQVAEGQEAPDAIMLRSANLHDYDFPSEVKALARCGAGVNNIPIQRCSEQGIVVFNTPGANANAVKELVLGGMLLSARNIAAGLSFIEGLSEDMDAKALQLKVEAEKKGFVGSELTGKTLGVVGLGAIGAEVAHAALGLGMKVVGFDPALSVQAAWRLSSEVECADELKDLLAASDYVTIHVPANKHTQGLINSDNLASIKQGAVLLNFARGSIVDEDALLTALAKQQLSQYVSDFPSLALLKHPKVLSLPHLGASTNEAEQNCAVMAARQLIDFLENGNIHNSVNFPNIKLSRTEGYRIAFANDNVPKVLSNVLALLSDMDINVIDMLNKSRNDIAYTLMDIATPATTELLEAIANVEHVFHVNAIGEHA